The following proteins come from a genomic window of Hyalangium minutum:
- the nadE gene encoding NAD(+) synthase gives MRLVKVGIASVNTTVGAFTRNMERVLTLARKMAADDVTVGLFPEQVIGGYPAEDLIQWQGFVDHQWPELERFARETASLSTVFVVGVAVAHQGLRLNCAAVVASGQVLGLVPKEKLPTYSIFYEARTWSRGYPGMAEVHRDVPLGDYLFRFDFGTLAPEVCEDIWSADGPQRRRTYSGGELVVNLSASPFRIGFVDTRRELIATRAADHQCTIAYANALGSNDGIIFDGGGFLNQNGRHVHETPRFQEGYSAAVVDLDRTMRLRTENTTWRGDYEAWVARGGKPVPALDCTKVFQSKRDKLTYPVPAHRSFFLPGPDQRRPAREALCEDVLDALALGVGDYFEKTRAFKVIGIALSGGRDSLLTLLIAHRYAKKVRPENPGSLLRAFYMPSRYSSDATRDAAETISRELGVPFQVIPIEEAFDRELAVAKQMLGEQPVTAVTEQNVQARLRAQRMWNWSNSAGGLFLQTGNMSEKSVGYTTIGGDLMGALAVIANVPKTVVMYLLDYLQEKTGYEGIKKVLAKPAGPELAHNQVGEEELMPFPILDACFYLFAGEKLVPAELVQALTAMFPEVEPARLQGYADKFVRLFLQSIYKWVQSPLSLHIGNLDLDRERAMQLPVVTGSEWTKKA, from the coding sequence ATGCGGCTCGTCAAGGTAGGGATCGCCAGCGTCAACACCACCGTGGGCGCCTTCACGCGCAATATGGAGCGGGTGCTCACGCTGGCGCGGAAGATGGCGGCGGATGACGTCACCGTGGGCCTCTTCCCGGAGCAAGTCATCGGCGGCTACCCGGCTGAGGATCTCATTCAGTGGCAGGGCTTCGTCGACCACCAGTGGCCGGAGCTGGAGCGCTTCGCACGGGAGACGGCCAGCCTGTCCACCGTCTTCGTGGTGGGCGTGGCGGTGGCCCACCAGGGACTGCGCCTCAACTGCGCGGCGGTGGTGGCCAGCGGCCAGGTGCTGGGGCTGGTGCCCAAGGAGAAGCTGCCCACGTACAGCATCTTCTACGAGGCACGCACCTGGTCCCGCGGCTACCCGGGCATGGCCGAGGTGCACCGCGACGTGCCGCTGGGTGACTACCTGTTCCGCTTCGACTTCGGCACCCTGGCCCCCGAGGTCTGCGAGGACATCTGGAGCGCGGACGGGCCGCAGCGCCGGCGCACGTACTCGGGTGGCGAGCTGGTGGTGAACCTGTCCGCCTCGCCGTTCCGCATCGGCTTCGTGGACACGCGACGGGAGCTCATCGCCACGCGCGCCGCGGACCACCAGTGCACCATCGCCTACGCCAATGCGCTGGGCAGCAATGACGGCATCATCTTCGACGGCGGCGGCTTCCTGAACCAGAACGGCCGCCACGTCCACGAGACGCCGCGCTTCCAGGAAGGCTACTCGGCGGCAGTGGTGGATCTGGATCGCACCATGCGCCTGCGCACGGAGAACACCACGTGGCGCGGCGACTACGAGGCGTGGGTGGCCCGTGGCGGCAAGCCGGTGCCCGCGCTGGACTGCACGAAGGTCTTCCAGAGCAAGCGCGACAAGCTCACCTACCCGGTGCCGGCGCACCGCAGCTTCTTCCTGCCAGGGCCGGACCAGCGCCGCCCCGCCCGCGAGGCGCTGTGCGAGGACGTGCTCGACGCCCTGGCGCTGGGCGTGGGCGACTACTTCGAGAAGACGCGCGCCTTCAAGGTCATCGGCATCGCCCTGTCGGGAGGCCGGGACTCGCTGCTGACGCTGCTCATTGCCCACCGGTACGCGAAGAAGGTGCGGCCCGAGAACCCGGGCTCACTGCTGCGGGCCTTCTACATGCCCAGCCGCTACTCGAGCGATGCCACCCGTGATGCCGCGGAGACCATCTCGCGCGAGCTCGGCGTCCCGTTCCAGGTCATCCCCATCGAGGAGGCCTTCGACCGCGAGCTGGCCGTGGCCAAGCAGATGCTCGGGGAGCAACCCGTCACGGCGGTTACGGAGCAGAACGTCCAAGCCCGCCTGCGCGCCCAGCGCATGTGGAACTGGTCCAACTCGGCAGGCGGCCTGTTCCTGCAGACGGGCAACATGAGCGAGAAGTCCGTGGGCTACACCACCATCGGCGGAGACCTGATGGGCGCCCTGGCCGTCATCGCCAACGTGCCCAAGACGGTGGTCATGTACCTGCTGGACTACCTGCAGGAGAAAACAGGCTACGAGGGCATCAAGAAGGTGCTGGCCAAGCCTGCGGGTCCTGAGCTCGCGCACAACCAGGTAGGTGAGGAGGAGCTGATGCCCTTCCCCATCCTGGACGCGTGCTTCTACCTCTTCGCGGGCGAGAAGCTGGTGCCCGCCGAGCTGGTGCAGGCCCTCACCGCCATGTTCCCCGAGGTCGAGCCCGCGCGGCTCCAGGGCTACGCGGACAAGTTCGTCCGGCTCTTCCTCCAGTCCATCTACAAGTGGGTGCAGTCGCCCCTGTCGCTGCACATCGGCAACCTGG
- a CDS encoding LON peptidase substrate-binding domain-containing protein yields MTVPERIIQSSDALKVFPLPSAVLFPHSVIPLHIFEPRYRDMVGDALSSDQVMALAQLEPGWETHYAGRPPVQEMMCVGLIVWHEKLEDGRYNLLLQGVCRARMVAELPSERLYREMRVELLPDPSYHGPEEEQLRQAVLELAGRVPPSFSEGLLPAVARANGGTLADVVAAAIIPEPERRQELLSELDVRVRLQAVIDEVGELLGRLQPMRPTGPLN; encoded by the coding sequence ATGACGGTCCCGGAACGCATCATCCAGTCCTCAGACGCGCTGAAGGTCTTCCCGCTGCCCTCGGCGGTGCTCTTCCCGCACTCGGTCATTCCCCTGCACATCTTCGAGCCGCGCTACCGGGACATGGTGGGGGACGCCCTGTCCTCGGACCAGGTGATGGCCCTGGCGCAGCTGGAGCCCGGCTGGGAGACCCATTACGCCGGGAGGCCGCCCGTCCAGGAGATGATGTGCGTCGGCCTCATCGTCTGGCACGAGAAGCTGGAGGATGGGCGCTACAACCTGCTGCTCCAGGGCGTCTGCCGGGCCCGCATGGTGGCCGAGCTGCCCTCGGAGCGGCTCTACCGCGAGATGCGCGTCGAGCTGCTGCCGGACCCGTCGTACCACGGGCCGGAGGAGGAGCAGCTGCGTCAGGCCGTGCTCGAGCTGGCTGGGCGGGTGCCGCCCTCGTTCTCCGAGGGACTGCTGCCGGCGGTAGCGCGGGCCAACGGCGGCACCCTGGCAGACGTGGTGGCCGCCGCCATCATCCCCGAGCCCGAGCGGCGCCAGGAGCTGCTCTCCGAGCTGGACGTGCGCGTGCGCCTCCAGGCGGTCATCGACGAAGTAGGCGAGCTGTTGGGCCGCCTGCAGCCGATGCGGCCCACGGGCCCGCTGAACTGA
- a CDS encoding YqaA family protein: protein MSDTSQAPIATQSEKLSWYRRLYLRVEALSSSKHALAAMLGVSVIDGSVFPIPPFALLVPMVLAQPRRWVRYAVLGTVASLFGGLIGYWLGTLIAAGAVDFLNIDLNVRVQRFGVDATVGELLGQNFWVLSLLCSVLPTPFKVVAIGSGMVSVPLDRFLLAAIIGRTVRFFAVAGVMRFVGPTARKWLRV from the coding sequence ATGTCGGATACGTCCCAAGCCCCGATCGCCACCCAGTCCGAGAAGCTCTCCTGGTACCGCAGGCTCTACCTGCGCGTCGAGGCCCTGTCCTCCTCGAAGCATGCCCTGGCTGCCATGCTAGGGGTGTCGGTGATTGACGGCTCGGTGTTCCCCATTCCCCCCTTCGCGCTGCTCGTCCCCATGGTGCTGGCCCAGCCGCGCAGGTGGGTGCGCTATGCGGTGCTGGGCACGGTGGCCAGTCTCTTCGGGGGCCTGATTGGCTACTGGCTGGGCACCCTCATCGCGGCGGGGGCGGTGGACTTCCTGAACATCGACCTGAACGTGCGGGTGCAGCGCTTTGGCGTGGACGCCACCGTGGGCGAGTTGCTGGGCCAGAACTTCTGGGTGTTGTCGCTGCTGTGCTCGGTGCTGCCCACGCCCTTCAAGGTGGTGGCCATCGGCAGCGGCATGGTGTCCGTGCCGCTGGACCGGTTCCTGCTCGCGGCCATCATCGGGCGCACGGTGCGCTTCTTCGCCGTGGCCGGGGTGATGCGCTTCGTGGGGCCCACCGCGCGCAAGTGGCTGCGCGTCTGA
- a CDS encoding ATP-binding protein: MTIPGRERIAWAATARGIVTMLALAVVYWLVGKAGLVFSIGAFNVSPVWPASGVALAALLMLGVSYWPGIFFGGLVLCLGMGNPPLASLGSALGGTLEPVLGALLLKRWGFSARLERVQDVVALSVGAALGSSLVGASAATVSLVLWGGLEWTDVAKTIQVWWLGDGIGIAVVTPALLLLRQQRPAGFRWEALALGGCTLLGGLMVSQAGLGGDASWYRATFFFFPLAVWAALRFSPRGVAFVILLFTLCSVWSAEVGLGLSSESTVVAEARVRTLLLLQLAITVNATTGLLLAAVSAGRRDATRQVELLATAVRGLNEGVVINEVTPEGPRVVFANEAFRAMVDLEQEALLRRSPLEHMGDMDPETRQRLEAALREATPFRGQVLLKHRAGSRVHSEVQVSPVRDAGGAVTHLVSIHRDVSATQELSARLMAAERVAAVGTLAAGVGHEIQNPLAYLELNLTGATRSLGKGRAGAAEALSHLLDAQEGAERIRLIVEDLRKFSREGSDGRERVDLREVAAPALRMVRHALRDRAKLVEDYSAIPPVLGSGARLGQVLLNLLVNAVQAVPPGQAEQHTVRIRTLTAPDGQAQLEVSDTGRGIAPEVLPHIFEPFFTTKSHEEGTGLGLSICQQIVRAHGGEILVRSEPGQGSVFTILLPAAPPELPRAAEPAHRPVEQAASPARPARRGRILIVDDEPRLAQSMRLLLAPNHDVVTTTRGSEALEWVASGQRFDLVVCDLQMPGTTGMDIYDWLREQAPELARRLVFMSGGAFTPAASAFIRSVPNQVLEKPVRPEVLLATIDAALEPAPAGT; this comes from the coding sequence GTGACCATTCCGGGACGCGAGCGCATCGCCTGGGCAGCCACGGCGCGCGGCATCGTGACGATGCTTGCGCTGGCCGTCGTGTATTGGCTGGTCGGCAAGGCAGGGCTGGTCTTCTCCATCGGGGCGTTCAACGTCAGCCCGGTCTGGCCCGCCTCGGGCGTGGCCTTGGCAGCACTGCTGATGCTGGGCGTGTCCTACTGGCCGGGCATCTTCTTCGGCGGCCTCGTGCTCTGCCTGGGGATGGGCAACCCACCGCTCGCCAGCCTGGGGAGCGCCTTGGGCGGCACCTTGGAGCCCGTGCTAGGGGCGCTCTTGCTGAAGCGGTGGGGCTTCTCGGCCCGGCTGGAGCGTGTCCAAGACGTTGTCGCCCTCAGCGTGGGCGCGGCGCTGGGCTCCTCCTTGGTGGGCGCGTCGGCGGCCACGGTCAGCCTCGTGCTCTGGGGCGGGCTGGAGTGGACGGACGTCGCGAAGACGATTCAGGTGTGGTGGCTGGGGGATGGGATCGGAATCGCTGTCGTGACGCCCGCGCTGCTGCTGCTCCGGCAACAGCGGCCGGCGGGGTTTCGCTGGGAGGCCTTGGCGCTCGGTGGCTGCACGCTGCTGGGGGGCCTGATGGTTTCCCAGGCCGGGTTGGGCGGAGACGCCTCGTGGTACAGGGCGACCTTCTTCTTCTTCCCCCTGGCGGTCTGGGCGGCCCTGCGCTTCAGCCCTCGCGGCGTGGCGTTCGTCATCCTGCTCTTCACCTTGTGCTCGGTCTGGAGCGCGGAGGTGGGGCTGGGGCTCTCCTCGGAGTCCACGGTCGTGGCGGAGGCCCGGGTGCGGACGCTGCTGCTCTTGCAGTTGGCCATCACCGTCAACGCCACCACGGGCCTGCTGCTCGCGGCGGTGAGCGCTGGGCGCCGGGATGCCACCCGGCAGGTGGAGTTGCTCGCCACCGCCGTGCGCGGCCTGAATGAGGGGGTCGTCATCAACGAGGTGACGCCCGAGGGCCCCCGCGTCGTCTTCGCCAACGAGGCCTTCCGCGCCATGGTGGACCTGGAGCAGGAGGCGCTGCTGAGGCGCTCTCCGCTCGAGCACATGGGGGACATGGATCCCGAGACGCGCCAGCGCCTGGAGGCCGCCCTGCGCGAGGCCACACCCTTCCGTGGCCAGGTGCTGCTCAAGCACCGCGCTGGCTCACGGGTCCACAGCGAGGTGCAGGTGTCTCCCGTGCGGGACGCGGGCGGCGCGGTGACGCACCTGGTCTCCATTCACCGCGACGTCTCCGCCACGCAGGAGCTGAGCGCCCGGCTGATGGCGGCCGAGCGCGTGGCCGCGGTAGGCACGCTCGCCGCGGGAGTGGGGCACGAGATCCAGAACCCGCTGGCCTACCTGGAGCTGAACCTCACCGGCGCGACGCGCAGCTTGGGCAAGGGGAGAGCGGGAGCCGCGGAGGCACTCTCCCATCTCCTGGACGCGCAGGAAGGGGCCGAGCGCATCCGGCTCATCGTCGAGGATCTGCGGAAGTTCAGCCGCGAGGGCTCGGATGGCCGCGAGCGCGTGGACTTGCGTGAGGTGGCGGCGCCCGCGCTCCGGATGGTGCGGCATGCGCTCCGCGACCGGGCGAAGCTGGTGGAGGACTACAGCGCCATTCCCCCGGTCCTGGGGAGCGGGGCCCGGCTGGGCCAGGTGCTCCTCAACCTGCTCGTGAACGCGGTGCAGGCCGTCCCCCCGGGGCAGGCGGAGCAGCACACGGTACGGATCCGCACGCTCACGGCGCCCGATGGCCAGGCCCAGCTCGAGGTGTCGGACACCGGCCGGGGAATCGCCCCCGAGGTGCTCCCGCATATCTTCGAGCCGTTCTTCACCACCAAGTCACATGAGGAGGGCACCGGCCTGGGGCTCTCCATCTGCCAGCAGATCGTCCGGGCCCACGGAGGGGAGATTCTCGTGCGCAGCGAGCCTGGCCAGGGTTCTGTCTTCACCATCCTGCTCCCTGCGGCACCCCCGGAGCTTCCTCGCGCCGCCGAGCCCGCGCACCGCCCGGTGGAGCAGGCCGCCTCCCCAGCACGCCCCGCGCGGCGCGGGCGCATCCTCATCGTGGATGACGAGCCCCGGCTGGCCCAGTCCATGCGCCTGCTGCTGGCGCCCAACCACGACGTGGTGACCACCACGCGCGGCAGCGAAGCCCTGGAGTGGGTCGCCTCGGGGCAGCGCTTTGATCTCGTCGTGTGTGATTTGCAGATGCCGGGGACCACGGGCATGGACATCTACGACTGGCTGCGTGAGCAGGCTCCGGAGCTGGCTCGGCGGCTGGTCTTCATGTCCGGCGGGGCCTTCACTCCGGCCGCGAGCGCCTTCATCCGCTCCGTACCCAATCAGGTACTGGAGAAGCCCGTGCGCCCGGAGGTGCTGCTGGCCACCATCGACGCGGCCCTGGAACCCGCTCCCGCAGGCACCTGA
- a CDS encoding HAD family hydrolase — translation MHLRAAIFDLDGTLVDSLADIATAMNHSLTQHGLPLHSVDEYRHFVGEGVMVLVRKALPPDREDLAASVLAAYRAYYEEHLFDQTHVFPGIPAVLAQLAAENVRLAVLSNKADVFTRRLVDGFFPGVPFTSIYGERAGVPRKPDPTAALGVAAELGVAPAGCAFVGDTAVDMNTARNAGMYAVGVTWGFRSAEELRSHGARALATTAEELLAVLRAARASGA, via the coding sequence ATGCACCTGCGCGCCGCCATCTTCGATCTCGACGGGACGCTGGTGGACTCGCTGGCGGACATCGCCACCGCGATGAACCACTCGCTCACCCAGCACGGTCTGCCGCTCCACTCCGTTGACGAGTACCGTCACTTCGTGGGCGAGGGCGTGATGGTGCTCGTGCGCAAGGCCCTTCCTCCGGACCGCGAGGACCTGGCCGCTTCGGTGCTCGCGGCCTACCGCGCGTACTACGAGGAGCACCTCTTTGATCAGACGCACGTGTTTCCGGGCATCCCCGCAGTGCTCGCGCAGCTTGCCGCCGAGAACGTCCGGCTGGCGGTGCTGAGCAACAAGGCGGATGTCTTCACCCGGCGGCTCGTGGACGGCTTCTTCCCCGGCGTGCCCTTCACGTCCATCTACGGCGAGCGGGCGGGGGTGCCTCGCAAGCCGGATCCGACGGCCGCGCTCGGAGTGGCCGCGGAGCTCGGCGTGGCGCCCGCGGGCTGCGCCTTCGTGGGCGACACGGCGGTGGACATGAACACCGCGCGCAATGCCGGCATGTACGCCGTCGGTGTCACGTGGGGCTTCCGCAGCGCCGAGGAGCTGCGGTCCCATGGGGCTCGCGCGCTTGCCACCACCGCCGAGGAGCTGCTGGCGGTGCTGAGAGCGGCGAGGGCCTCGGGGGCCTGA
- a CDS encoding ExbD/TolR family protein, whose amino-acid sequence MAIKVPGKRYGKRLEHSKVFGHGAHGKKGTFADLLITPLVDMFVIIVLFLIANFSATGEVLMMTKDIELPEAVNVKEVEMHPVVMVSNDQVSISGTIVGRTEDLVKDEYLNIPALEEKLRDMKKQFEDLHAMAGGEDNAFKGDVNIQAHKEVEFKIIKRVMFSCATAGYNNINFAVLTKGGDNPVASAEGAH is encoded by the coding sequence ATGGCCATCAAGGTTCCCGGCAAGCGGTACGGCAAGCGGCTCGAGCACTCCAAGGTGTTCGGGCACGGAGCACACGGCAAGAAAGGCACCTTCGCCGACCTGCTCATCACCCCGCTCGTGGACATGTTCGTGATCATCGTGCTCTTCCTCATCGCGAACTTCTCCGCGACGGGCGAGGTGCTGATGATGACCAAGGACATCGAGCTGCCCGAGGCCGTCAACGTCAAGGAAGTGGAGATGCATCCGGTGGTGATGGTCTCCAATGATCAGGTCTCCATCTCCGGCACCATCGTCGGCCGGACCGAGGACCTGGTGAAGGACGAGTACCTCAACATCCCCGCGCTGGAGGAGAAGCTGCGGGACATGAAGAAGCAGTTCGAGGACCTGCACGCCATGGCGGGCGGCGAGGACAACGCCTTCAAGGGTGACGTGAACATCCAGGCCCACAAGGAAGTGGAGTTCAAGATCATCAAGCGGGTGATGTTCAGCTGCGCCACCGCGGGCTACAACAACATCAACTTCGCGGTGCTCACCAAGGGTGGCGACAACCCGGTGGCCTCCGCGGAGGGCGCGCACTAA
- a CDS encoding ExbD/TolR family protein, with amino-acid sequence MAGGMDLGSGGKGGKKALDMAVNLVPFIDLMAVTISFLIMTAVWTQIGRLQVSQAGGPSSAEEPPAEQTKTVQLTLAVTPEQLVLSADQAAFDPIPIVRDTNTGKIDLSKLTERFKEIKEKFPDQSAITLQTDDKVRYDVLVRIIDECLGNQLPQVSVMAAG; translated from the coding sequence ATGGCCGGCGGAATGGACCTGGGGAGTGGCGGCAAGGGCGGCAAGAAGGCGCTCGATATGGCCGTGAACCTGGTCCCCTTCATCGACCTGATGGCCGTGACGATCAGCTTTCTGATCATGACGGCCGTGTGGACGCAGATCGGGCGCCTCCAGGTGTCCCAGGCGGGAGGTCCCTCTTCGGCGGAGGAGCCGCCTGCCGAGCAGACGAAGACGGTGCAGCTCACGCTGGCCGTCACTCCCGAGCAGCTGGTGCTCTCCGCCGATCAGGCCGCGTTCGATCCGATTCCCATCGTTCGGGACACGAACACCGGCAAGATCGACCTGAGCAAGCTGACGGAGCGTTTCAAGGAGATCAAGGAGAAGTTCCCGGACCAGTCGGCCATCACGCTGCAGACGGACGACAAGGTCCGCTACGACGTGCTGGTGCGCATCATCGACGAGTGTCTGGGCAACCAACTCCCGCAGGTATCGGTGATGGCGGCGGGCTAA
- a CDS encoding MotA/TolQ/ExbB proton channel family protein, producing the protein MNLGFLTNLTVLANTGGAERSLFEEIARRWEAGQWGMYPIATCAVIALAIIVERVIVLFVKSSINKEGFLRGLKKHIYAGDLDKAINYVAGQKNTPLTAVIKAGLMNVPKGQDEVQAALDEASLRETPKIEARTGYLAMLGNAAMLAGLLGTVSGLISCFEAVANVNPADKATILANGISEAMNCTGFGLLTAIPALIAFSVLQGRTQSIINDINETSVSVLNLIVTNRDKFKNLNIPTSAHGHGEE; encoded by the coding sequence ATGAACCTGGGGTTTCTGACGAATCTGACCGTCCTTGCCAACACTGGCGGAGCCGAGCGCTCGCTGTTCGAAGAGATCGCTCGCCGCTGGGAGGCGGGTCAGTGGGGTATGTACCCCATCGCCACCTGCGCCGTCATCGCGCTGGCAATCATCGTGGAGCGCGTCATCGTTCTGTTCGTCAAGTCCTCCATCAACAAGGAGGGCTTCCTCCGCGGCCTCAAGAAGCACATCTACGCGGGTGATCTGGACAAGGCCATCAACTACGTGGCGGGCCAGAAGAACACCCCGCTGACCGCCGTCATCAAGGCGGGCCTGATGAACGTTCCGAAGGGCCAGGACGAGGTCCAGGCCGCGCTGGACGAGGCCTCGCTGCGTGAGACGCCGAAGATCGAGGCGCGCACCGGTTACCTCGCGATGCTCGGCAATGCGGCGATGCTCGCCGGTCTGCTCGGAACGGTGTCCGGTCTGATCAGCTGCTTCGAGGCCGTGGCGAACGTGAACCCGGCCGACAAGGCGACGATTCTCGCCAACGGTATTTCTGAAGCCATGAACTGCACGGGCTTCGGTCTGCTGACGGCCATCCCGGCGCTGATCGCCTTCTCCGTGCTCCAGGGCCGCACCCAGAGCATCATCAACGACATCAACGAGACCAGCGTCTCCGTCCTCAACCTCATCGTCACCAACCGCGACAAGTTCAAGAACCTGAACATCCCCACCTCGGCCCACGGCCACGGTGAGGAGTAG
- a CDS encoding general secretion pathway protein GspE: MSRKRIGEILLERGAITTAQLDAGLKAQRQTQQRLGATLVSMGAITEPMLVQALSEALEIPVVDLRTVTVDWAAVHLVRARFCEKHEVFPYVMESVGGRRQLVVAMTDPLNQSAIEEIEFTTGLKVSPRVAALSGVRGAIMRYYHKTTPGAAASPARSTPSALPSAARGTGQRPAVSAPPPRAGDDDDEEVIVGEEVGPGEKTERTSLAELIQQREKQRRQKRGQGESKGKSRPAGNSDVLDDLDSLLGGLREEPDRVEELERKFWALMRIMARKGLLTKEEFTRELDDDKA; this comes from the coding sequence ATGTCGAGGAAGCGGATAGGCGAGATTCTCCTGGAGCGGGGCGCGATCACGACGGCCCAGCTCGATGCGGGGCTCAAGGCGCAGCGGCAGACCCAGCAGCGGTTGGGGGCGACGCTGGTGAGCATGGGTGCGATCACGGAGCCCATGCTGGTGCAGGCGCTCAGTGAGGCCCTGGAGATCCCCGTGGTGGATCTGCGGACGGTGACGGTGGACTGGGCGGCGGTGCACCTGGTGCGCGCGCGGTTCTGCGAGAAGCACGAGGTGTTCCCCTATGTCATGGAGAGCGTAGGAGGCCGCCGGCAGCTGGTGGTGGCCATGACGGACCCGCTCAACCAGTCGGCCATCGAGGAGATCGAGTTCACCACCGGACTGAAGGTGAGCCCGCGCGTGGCGGCGCTGTCCGGGGTGCGCGGGGCGATCATGCGCTACTACCACAAGACCACTCCGGGGGCGGCGGCCAGCCCAGCCCGGTCCACGCCTTCCGCGCTCCCGAGTGCGGCCCGTGGCACCGGTCAGCGCCCCGCAGTTTCGGCTCCCCCTCCTCGCGCGGGGGATGACGACGACGAAGAGGTCATCGTCGGCGAGGAGGTGGGACCAGGCGAGAAGACGGAACGCACCTCCCTGGCAGAGCTGATCCAGCAGCGCGAGAAGCAGCGGCGCCAGAAGCGGGGCCAGGGCGAGAGCAAGGGCAAGAGCCGCCCGGCGGGCAACTCGGACGTGCTGGATGACCTGGACTCCCTGCTCGGCGGCCTGCGCGAGGAGCCGGACCGGGTGGAGGAGCTGGAGCGCAAGTTCTGGGCGCTCATGCGCATCATGGCGCGCAAGGGCCTGCTCACGAAGGAGGAGTTCACCCGCGAGCTGGACGACGACAAGGCGTGA